The following coding sequences are from one Burkholderia stabilis window:
- a CDS encoding aspartate aminotransferase family protein has translation MTDITTAAQDDTTIRTDAAWLDAHWMPFTANRQFKADPRMIVSGKGAYYTDAEGRKIFDGLSGLWCTGLGHGRTEIVEAVSRQVAQLDYAPAFQFGHPKSFELANKIKDLTPAGLDYVFFTGSGSEAADTSLKLARAYWRAKGKGTKTRLIGREKGYHGVNFGGISVGGIGANRKLFGQGLDADFLPHTQLAENKFSRGMPEHGAELADRLLELITLHDASNIAAVIVEPFSGSAGVVVPPKGYLKRLRDICTAHDILLIFDEVITGFGRAGAMTGADAFGVTPDILNFAKQVTNGVQPLGGVIATKEIYDTFMAAGGPEYMLEFPHGYTYSAHPVACAAGVAALDLLVKEDAVGRVRELAPHFEAAVHGLKGQRHITDIRNYGLAAGLTIAALPGEPARRPYEIAMRCWAKGFYVRYGGDTIQLAPPFISEKREIDNLVNALSDALNEVD, from the coding sequence ATGACCGACATCACCACCGCCGCGCAGGACGACACGACCATCCGCACCGACGCCGCCTGGCTCGACGCGCACTGGATGCCGTTCACGGCCAACCGCCAGTTCAAGGCCGATCCGCGCATGATCGTGTCGGGCAAGGGCGCGTATTACACGGATGCCGAAGGCCGCAAGATCTTCGACGGCCTGTCGGGCCTCTGGTGTACGGGCCTCGGTCACGGCCGCACGGAAATCGTCGAGGCGGTGAGCCGCCAGGTCGCGCAGCTCGACTACGCGCCGGCGTTCCAGTTCGGCCACCCGAAGTCGTTCGAACTCGCCAACAAGATCAAGGACCTGACGCCGGCCGGCCTCGACTACGTGTTCTTCACGGGTTCGGGCTCGGAAGCGGCCGACACCTCGCTGAAGCTGGCCCGCGCGTACTGGCGCGCGAAGGGCAAGGGTACGAAGACGCGCCTGATCGGCCGCGAGAAGGGCTACCACGGCGTGAACTTCGGCGGCATCTCGGTCGGCGGGATCGGGGCGAACCGCAAGCTGTTCGGTCAGGGCCTCGACGCCGATTTCCTGCCGCACACGCAACTCGCCGAGAACAAATTCTCGCGCGGGATGCCCGAGCACGGCGCCGAGCTGGCCGACCGCCTGCTCGAGCTGATCACGCTGCACGACGCGTCGAACATCGCGGCCGTGATCGTCGAGCCGTTCTCCGGCTCGGCGGGCGTGGTCGTGCCGCCGAAGGGCTATCTGAAGCGCCTGCGCGACATCTGTACCGCGCACGACATCCTGCTGATTTTCGACGAGGTCATCACGGGCTTCGGCCGCGCCGGCGCGATGACGGGCGCCGATGCGTTCGGCGTGACGCCGGACATCCTGAACTTCGCGAAGCAGGTCACGAACGGCGTGCAGCCGCTCGGCGGCGTGATCGCGACGAAGGAAATCTACGACACGTTCATGGCCGCGGGCGGCCCCGAATACATGCTCGAGTTCCCGCACGGCTACACCTATTCGGCGCACCCGGTTGCATGCGCGGCCGGCGTCGCGGCGCTCGACCTGCTGGTGAAGGAAGACGCGGTGGGCCGCGTGCGCGAACTCGCGCCGCATTTCGAGGCGGCCGTGCACGGTCTGAAGGGCCAGCGCCACATCACGGACATCCGCAACTACGGGCTGGCGGCCGGCCTGACGATCGCCGCGCTGCCGGGCGAACCGGCACGGCGCCCGTACGAGATCGCGATGCGCTGCTGGGCGAAGGGCTTCTACGTGCGCTACGGCGGCGACACGATCCAGCTCGCGCCGCCGTTCATCTCCGAGAAGCGCGAGATCGACAATCTGGTCAACGCGCTGTCCGACGCGCTGAACGAAGTGGACTGA
- a CDS encoding DMT family transporter: MNAPAPPAAIAATRPHAAIYVKLTLVALFWGGTFIAGRILAASMSATGAATGRFAIAALLLTVLTWKIEGRLPKLSGRQIVTTFGLGATGIFLYNVCFFAALARMPAGRTALFVALNPVATAVLLSVVLRERLSLSRWAGIAVALFGAVVVISRGELLRVLTDLGNTFGAGERYMLCAVLSWAAYTVIGRRALDGLSPLAATTYATLWGLALLVVAHLFGSHASGSAPLTWQAVASMIYLGAIGTVVAFVWYSQGIRELGPARAAVFTNLVPVFGVLLSVGLLGEPLSKSMLAGGALVIAGVALTNRARR; this comes from the coding sequence ATGAACGCACCCGCCCCGCCCGCCGCCATCGCCGCTACCCGGCCGCACGCGGCCATCTACGTGAAGCTCACGCTCGTCGCGCTGTTCTGGGGCGGGACGTTCATCGCGGGGCGCATCCTGGCCGCGTCGATGTCCGCGACCGGCGCGGCCACCGGCCGCTTCGCGATCGCCGCGCTGCTGCTGACCGTGCTGACGTGGAAAATCGAAGGCAGGCTGCCGAAGCTGAGCGGCCGCCAGATCGTCACGACCTTCGGGCTCGGCGCGACCGGCATCTTCCTGTACAACGTGTGCTTTTTCGCGGCGCTCGCGCGGATGCCGGCCGGACGCACCGCGTTGTTCGTCGCGCTCAATCCGGTCGCGACGGCCGTGCTGCTGTCGGTCGTCTTGCGGGAGCGCCTGTCGCTGTCGCGCTGGGCCGGCATCGCCGTCGCGCTGTTCGGCGCGGTGGTCGTGATCAGCCGCGGCGAATTGCTGCGCGTGCTGACGGATCTCGGCAACACGTTCGGGGCCGGCGAACGCTACATGTTGTGTGCGGTACTGAGCTGGGCCGCCTACACGGTGATCGGCCGGCGCGCGCTCGACGGGCTGTCGCCGCTCGCGGCCACGACGTACGCGACGCTGTGGGGCCTCGCGCTGCTGGTCGTTGCGCATCTGTTCGGCTCGCACGCGAGCGGCAGCGCGCCGCTGACGTGGCAGGCCGTCGCGTCGATGATCTACCTCGGCGCGATCGGCACGGTGGTCGCGTTCGTCTGGTATTCGCAGGGCATCCGCGAACTCGGGCCGGCCCGCGCCGCCGTGTTCACCAACCTGGTGCCGGTGTTCGGCGTGCTGCTGTCGGTCGGGCTGCTCGGCGAGCCACTGTCGAAGTCGATGCTGGCCGGCGGTGCACTCGTAATCGCGGGCGTCGCGCTGACCAATCGCGCGCGCCGCTGA
- a CDS encoding MFS transporter: protein MSVPAAGVFRSLRSFNYRVWAIGSLVSNIGTWIQRTAQDWLVLTQLTHHDASAVGTVMALQFGPQLLLLPWTGYAADRFDQRKLLMTTQALMGVLALALGVLTVTGAARLEHVYVFAFLFGCASAFDAPVRQTFVAELVGDRELANAVALNSTSFNAARMIGPAAAGFLIASVGTGWAFLANGISFFAVLASLLLLREDELRANVRASRARSSLLDGFRYVWHRADLTAILVMLFLIGTFGLNFQLFISTMAASVFHVDARGFGFLSSMMAVGTISGALLAARREQPRFRHLWIGAALFGLGCTFAALAPSYWLFAAALVLTGIAAITFMNSTNSLMQLSTEPAMRGRVMALRLAVALGGTPIGAPVAGWVANHLGPRWALGVGAASGFAAALVATHFVKRNRDKLRAGGAVDQGDRA, encoded by the coding sequence ATGAGCGTGCCGGCGGCAGGCGTATTCCGTTCGCTTCGCAGTTTCAACTATCGCGTATGGGCGATCGGTTCGCTGGTGTCGAACATCGGCACGTGGATCCAGCGCACCGCGCAGGACTGGCTCGTCCTCACGCAGCTCACGCATCACGACGCGTCGGCCGTCGGCACGGTGATGGCGCTGCAGTTCGGTCCGCAACTGCTGCTGTTGCCGTGGACCGGCTACGCGGCCGACCGCTTCGACCAGCGCAAGCTGCTGATGACCACGCAGGCGTTGATGGGCGTGCTGGCGCTGGCGCTCGGCGTGCTGACGGTCACGGGCGCCGCGCGGCTCGAGCACGTGTACGTGTTCGCGTTCCTGTTCGGCTGCGCATCGGCATTCGATGCGCCCGTGCGGCAGACCTTCGTCGCGGAACTGGTCGGCGATCGCGAACTCGCGAACGCGGTCGCGCTCAATTCGACGTCGTTCAACGCGGCACGGATGATCGGGCCGGCCGCGGCCGGTTTCCTGATCGCGTCGGTCGGCACGGGCTGGGCGTTCCTCGCCAACGGGATCAGCTTCTTCGCGGTGCTGGCGTCGCTGTTGCTGCTGCGGGAGGACGAACTGCGCGCGAACGTGCGGGCGAGCCGCGCGCGCAGCAGCCTGCTCGACGGGTTCCGCTACGTATGGCACCGCGCGGACCTGACGGCGATCCTCGTGATGCTGTTCCTGATCGGCACGTTCGGGCTCAATTTCCAGCTGTTCATCTCGACGATGGCCGCCAGCGTGTTTCACGTCGATGCGCGCGGGTTCGGCTTTCTTTCGTCGATGATGGCGGTCGGCACGATCTCGGGCGCGTTGCTTGCGGCGCGCCGCGAGCAGCCGCGGTTCCGGCATCTGTGGATCGGCGCCGCGCTGTTCGGGCTCGGCTGCACGTTTGCCGCGCTGGCGCCCAGCTACTGGCTGTTCGCCGCCGCGCTGGTGCTGACCGGGATCGCCGCGATCACCTTCATGAACTCGACCAACAGCCTGATGCAACTGTCCACCGAGCCGGCGATGCGCGGCCGCGTGATGGCGCTGCGCCTCGCGGTTGCGCTCGGCGGCACGCCGATCGGCGCGCCGGTGGCCGGCTGGGTCGCGAATCACCTCGGCCCGCGCTGGGCGCTCGGCGTCGGCGCGGCATCCGGTTTCGCGGCCGCGCTGGTCGCGACGCATTTCGTGAAGCGCAACCGCGACAAGCTGCGCGCAGGCGGCGCGGTCGATCAGGGCGACCGCGCGTGA
- a CDS encoding AEC family transporter: protein MIGPILLALAPVALLVAFGHGLRRTGFIADAFWPHAERLCYYVLLPALFADGLATARLQSLPVLPLAAALVGSTALVAALLLLVRPFVRVDGAGFTSVFQGAVRFNNYVGTALAAGLFGAQGIALAAVCVAAIVPTVNLMCVLVFARYGDTRLGAAALARQILSNPLVVACALGIAMQAGGVTFPVAVEPAVRALGAASMPLGLLCVGAALKFDAARAWLRPVCIASAFKFLAMPLITLAAGRAFGLGDAALTVALLFQALPTSSASYIMARQLGGDAPLMAGITAFQTIAAALAMPVVLTALASAPVFR, encoded by the coding sequence ATGATCGGCCCGATCCTGCTCGCGCTGGCGCCGGTCGCGCTGCTGGTCGCATTCGGCCACGGGCTGCGGCGCACGGGTTTCATCGCCGATGCGTTCTGGCCGCACGCCGAGCGCCTCTGCTACTACGTGCTGCTGCCCGCGCTGTTCGCGGACGGCCTCGCGACCGCACGGCTGCAATCGCTTCCCGTTTTACCGCTCGCGGCGGCGCTGGTCGGTTCGACCGCACTCGTCGCGGCGCTTCTTCTGCTGGTCCGCCCGTTCGTCCGGGTCGACGGCGCCGGCTTCACGTCGGTGTTCCAGGGCGCCGTGCGCTTCAACAACTATGTCGGCACCGCGCTGGCCGCCGGGTTGTTCGGCGCGCAAGGCATCGCGCTCGCGGCCGTGTGCGTCGCGGCGATCGTCCCGACCGTCAACCTGATGTGCGTGCTGGTGTTCGCGCGCTACGGCGACACGCGGCTCGGCGCGGCGGCGCTCGCACGGCAAATCCTGTCGAACCCGCTCGTCGTCGCGTGCGCGCTCGGGATCGCGATGCAGGCCGGCGGCGTCACGTTCCCGGTGGCCGTCGAGCCGGCCGTGCGCGCGCTCGGCGCCGCGTCGATGCCGCTCGGCCTGCTGTGCGTGGGCGCGGCGCTGAAATTCGACGCGGCCCGCGCGTGGCTGCGGCCGGTGTGCATCGCGTCGGCGTTCAAGTTCCTGGCGATGCCGCTGATCACGCTCGCGGCCGGCCGCGCGTTCGGGCTCGGCGACGCGGCACTGACGGTCGCGCTGCTGTTCCAGGCGCTGCCGACCTCGTCGGCGTCGTACATCATGGCGCGCCAGCTCGGCGGCGATGCGCCGCTGATGGCCGGCATCACCGCGTTCCAGACGATCGCCGCGGCGCTCGCGATGCCGGTGGTGCTGACGGCGCTCGCATCGGCGCCCGTGTTTCGCTGA
- a CDS encoding LysR family transcriptional regulator, with the protein MQAKKPKSRALLGQLSDMDLRLLRVFKGVVQCGGMAAAELELNIGISTISRHVKDLETRVGLVLCRRGRAGFTLTPEGQTVYEETLRLLASMEAFRSRIDGIHDRMGGELHVAVFDKTATNANARLGDAIRQFADEAPDVALNLHVASINEVERGIIDGSYQVGIIPAHRNSGSLVYSELFDERMLLYCGRQHPLFDAPHGKLTWTTIRNHAFAGLGFHSPNMELSHRAKLTRSATASDQESIATLILSGRYLGFLPDHYAESFENKGLMQSIAPQRFNYRCRFVSLLRRSPRPSRAALLFQTCLEAAHAEARPAA; encoded by the coding sequence ATGCAAGCAAAGAAACCGAAGAGCCGCGCGCTGCTCGGGCAGCTCAGCGACATGGATCTCCGCCTGCTGCGGGTCTTCAAGGGCGTCGTGCAGTGCGGCGGAATGGCGGCGGCCGAACTGGAACTGAATATCGGCATCTCGACGATCAGCCGGCACGTGAAGGATCTGGAAACGCGCGTCGGCCTCGTGCTGTGCCGGCGCGGCCGCGCCGGCTTCACGCTGACACCCGAGGGCCAGACGGTGTACGAGGAGACGCTGCGGCTGCTCGCGTCGATGGAAGCATTTCGAAGCAGGATAGACGGTATTCACGACCGGATGGGCGGAGAATTGCACGTCGCGGTGTTCGACAAGACGGCCACCAACGCGAATGCGCGCCTCGGCGACGCGATCCGCCAATTCGCGGACGAAGCGCCCGACGTCGCGCTGAACCTGCACGTCGCGTCGATCAACGAGGTCGAGCGCGGAATCATCGACGGCAGCTATCAGGTCGGGATCATTCCCGCGCACCGCAATTCGGGCAGCCTCGTGTATTCGGAGCTGTTCGACGAACGGATGCTGCTCTACTGCGGCCGCCAGCATCCGCTTTTCGATGCGCCGCACGGCAAGCTCACGTGGACGACGATCCGCAACCATGCGTTCGCGGGGCTCGGCTTCCATTCGCCGAACATGGAACTGAGCCATCGCGCGAAGCTCACGCGCAGCGCGACCGCGTCGGACCAGGAATCGATCGCGACGCTGATCCTGTCGGGTCGTTATCTCGGCTTCCTGCCCGACCATTACGCGGAGAGCTTCGAAAACAAGGGGCTGATGCAGTCGATCGCACCGCAGCGGTTCAATTACCGGTGCCGGTTCGTGAGCCTGCTGCGACGCTCGCCGCGGCCGTCGCGGGCCGCGCTGCTGTTCCAGACGTGCCTCGAAGCCGCGCACGCCGAAGCGCGGCCGGCCGCGTAG
- a CDS encoding LysR family transcriptional regulator has product MSLRAFRTLVAIARYRTFARAGEAIGLTQSAVSLQIKTLESEYNVQLFDRSRRQPVLTEAGNILLAQAEQVLAMVDRIPDALSDEKKLVGRLRIGAIQTALSGPLPDALLALRDAHPSLRVHVSAGMSAELANRVAAGELDAAITTRPVRPHPAELTWTTLYEDRFWLLAPPEYAERDAGTLLEALPFIRFDAQAWAGRMIAAELRRIGVRVREEMVLDSAETIARMVARGLGAAIVALPDSTLARLPPVTRLPFGQPQMGRAVVLLEHQSRPAERFARALATEVTASSMRISH; this is encoded by the coding sequence ATGTCACTACGCGCATTCAGAACGCTGGTCGCGATCGCCCGATACCGGACTTTCGCACGCGCCGGCGAAGCCATCGGGCTCACGCAGTCCGCTGTGAGCCTGCAGATCAAGACGCTGGAGAGCGAATACAACGTGCAGCTGTTCGACCGGTCGCGCCGTCAGCCGGTGCTCACCGAAGCCGGCAACATCCTGCTCGCGCAGGCCGAGCAGGTGCTCGCGATGGTCGACCGGATTCCCGATGCGCTCAGCGACGAAAAGAAGCTCGTCGGCCGCCTGCGGATCGGCGCGATCCAGACGGCGCTGTCCGGCCCGCTGCCCGACGCGCTGCTCGCGCTGCGCGACGCGCATCCGTCGCTGCGCGTGCACGTGTCGGCCGGCATGTCGGCCGAACTGGCGAACCGCGTCGCGGCCGGCGAACTCGATGCGGCGATCACGACGCGCCCCGTGCGCCCGCACCCGGCGGAACTGACGTGGACCACGCTGTACGAGGATCGTTTCTGGCTGCTCGCGCCGCCGGAATATGCGGAGCGCGACGCGGGCACGCTGCTCGAAGCGCTGCCGTTCATCCGCTTCGACGCGCAGGCTTGGGCCGGCCGCATGATCGCCGCCGAGCTGCGACGCATCGGCGTGCGCGTGCGTGAAGAGATGGTGCTCGACAGCGCCGAAACGATCGCGCGCATGGTCGCGCGCGGGCTCGGCGCGGCGATCGTCGCACTCCCCGATTCGACGCTCGCGCGCCTGCCGCCCGTCACGCGCTTGCCGTTCGGCCAGCCGCAGATGGGGCGCGCGGTCGTCCTGCTCGAACACCAGTCGCGGCCGGCCGAGCGTTTCGCCCGCGCGCTGGCCACCGAAGTCACCGCGTCATCGATGAGAATTTCTCATTGA
- a CDS encoding helix-turn-helix domain-containing protein, which produces MFSGPPSIPPFCPDPLARAPRVLIDGRSPHARLHPAPAALQGAVVAIALHDTRGFALTDAQRLSHFPATPLVCVSWYRGLDAGFIERTADGVQWRPFGAAATLSGSHSTPTVAWAPTGGRIGMICFTADAARTLFGLALPDIHDRVRDAHACLGRDWHPLLDALIGADRDADVLTAIDRHLAPRWQALRPATPLSSLRDAGRSWVERLALQAREWRGTHGPRQVERRIKAYSGRSLREWQALVRTESAFFAARDRFEAGAAFNWATLALDEGFADQAHLSREVKRITGFSPSEFTQRFLEDESFWMYRLWV; this is translated from the coding sequence ATGTTCTCCGGCCCGCCATCGATCCCGCCGTTTTGCCCCGATCCGCTGGCACGCGCCCCGCGCGTGCTGATCGACGGGCGCTCGCCGCATGCGCGGCTGCATCCCGCACCGGCAGCGCTGCAGGGCGCGGTGGTCGCGATCGCGCTGCACGATACGCGCGGCTTCGCGTTGACCGACGCGCAGCGGCTCTCGCACTTTCCGGCCACGCCGCTCGTCTGCGTGTCGTGGTATCGGGGTCTCGACGCGGGCTTCATCGAACGCACCGCCGACGGCGTGCAATGGCGCCCCTTCGGCGCCGCGGCGACGCTGTCGGGCAGCCATTCGACTCCCACCGTCGCGTGGGCGCCGACGGGCGGGCGGATCGGCATGATCTGCTTCACCGCCGATGCGGCGCGGACGCTGTTCGGCCTCGCGCTGCCGGACATTCACGATCGCGTGCGCGACGCGCACGCGTGCCTCGGCCGCGACTGGCACCCGTTGCTCGACGCGCTGATCGGCGCGGATCGCGACGCCGACGTACTGACGGCGATCGACCGGCATCTCGCGCCGCGCTGGCAGGCGCTGCGGCCTGCGACGCCGCTGTCGTCGCTACGCGACGCGGGGCGCAGCTGGGTCGAGCGTCTCGCGCTGCAGGCGCGCGAGTGGCGCGGCACGCACGGCCCGCGCCAGGTCGAACGGCGCATCAAGGCCTACAGCGGCCGGTCGCTGCGCGAATGGCAGGCGCTGGTCAGGACGGAAAGCGCGTTCTTCGCGGCGCGCGACCGGTTCGAAGCCGGCGCCGCGTTCAACTGGGCGACGCTGGCGCTGGACGAAGGATTCGCCGATCAGGCGCACCTGAGCCGCGAAGTGAAGCGCATCACGGGGTTCTCGCCGAGCGAATTCACGCAACGCTTTCTCGAGGACGAATCGTTCTGGATGTACCGGCTGTGGGTGTGA
- a CDS encoding nuclear transport factor 2 family protein produces the protein MLQNPGDVARASYRAYADKDRDAIEALIAPDFHFTSPLDNRLDRDTYFRRCWPNSVTLARFDFVDVAVHGEHVFVVYEAETVDGRRFRNAERLRVRDGRIVEAEVYFGWNVPHDACDGGFVDARG, from the coding sequence ATGCTTCAGAACCCGGGTGACGTTGCGCGCGCAAGCTATCGCGCGTATGCCGACAAGGACCGCGATGCGATCGAAGCGCTGATCGCGCCGGATTTTCATTTCACGAGTCCGCTCGACAACCGGCTCGACCGCGACACGTATTTTCGGCGCTGCTGGCCGAACAGCGTGACGCTGGCGCGTTTCGATTTCGTCGACGTCGCGGTTCACGGCGAGCACGTGTTCGTCGTGTACGAGGCGGAAACGGTGGACGGCAGACGGTTCCGGAATGCGGAGCGGCTGCGTGTGCGCGACGGGCGGATCGTCGAGGCCGAGGTGTACTTCGGCTGGAATGTGCCGCACGATGCGTGCGACGGCGGCTTCGTCGACGCGCGCGGTTGA
- a CDS encoding CoA-acylating methylmalonate-semialdehyde dehydrogenase, translating into MKHDSNVTSTVGHLIDGKRVDGGSRVQPVFDPATGESHKSVALADKLTVEAAIASAQAAFPAWRNTPPLKRARVMSRFKTLLEEHADELCALITAEHGKVLADAMGELQRGIENVEYATYVPELLKGEHSKNVGPAIDSWSEFQALGVAAGITPFNFPVMVPLWMWPMAVACGNTFVLKPSERTPSSTLRMAELALEAGLPPGVLNVVNGDKEAVDTILTDPRVKAVSFVGSTPIAEYIYSTGCAHGKRVQALGGAKNFAVVMPDADIGNAVNALMGAAYGSCGERCMAIPLVVAIGDETGDKVVAGLKAEIDKMKVGPGNGAGVDMGPLVTQQHFEKVTGFVEAGVEAGATLVVDGRSVKVDGHDGGYYLGPCLFDNVKPGMPIYQHEIFGPVLGVIRLKSLDEAMALIDAHEYGNGTCLFTRDGEAARYFSDNIQIGMVGINVPLPVPVAYHSFGGWKRSLFGDLHAYGPDAVRFYTKRKTITQRWPSAGVREGTVFSFPSNR; encoded by the coding sequence ATGAAACACGACAGCAATGTGACCTCCACCGTCGGCCACCTGATCGACGGCAAGCGTGTCGACGGCGGCAGCCGCGTCCAGCCGGTGTTCGACCCGGCCACCGGCGAATCGCACAAGAGCGTCGCGCTCGCCGACAAGCTGACCGTCGAAGCCGCGATCGCCTCCGCGCAAGCCGCGTTCCCGGCATGGCGCAACACGCCGCCGCTGAAGCGCGCCCGCGTGATGAGCCGCTTCAAGACGCTGCTCGAGGAGCACGCCGACGAGCTCTGCGCGCTGATCACGGCCGAGCACGGCAAGGTGCTCGCCGATGCGATGGGCGAACTGCAGCGCGGGATCGAGAACGTCGAATACGCGACCTACGTGCCCGAGCTGCTGAAGGGCGAGCACAGCAAGAACGTCGGCCCCGCGATCGATTCGTGGAGCGAGTTCCAGGCGCTCGGCGTGGCGGCCGGCATCACGCCGTTCAACTTTCCGGTGATGGTGCCGCTGTGGATGTGGCCGATGGCCGTCGCGTGCGGCAACACGTTCGTGCTGAAGCCGTCCGAGCGTACACCGTCGTCGACGCTGCGCATGGCCGAGCTCGCGCTCGAAGCCGGCCTGCCGCCGGGCGTGCTGAACGTCGTGAACGGCGACAAGGAAGCCGTCGACACGATCCTGACCGACCCGCGCGTGAAGGCCGTGAGCTTCGTCGGCTCGACGCCGATCGCCGAATACATCTACTCGACCGGCTGCGCGCACGGCAAGCGCGTGCAGGCGCTCGGCGGCGCGAAGAACTTCGCGGTCGTGATGCCCGACGCCGACATCGGCAACGCGGTGAACGCGCTGATGGGCGCCGCCTACGGTTCGTGCGGCGAGCGCTGCATGGCGATTCCGCTGGTCGTCGCGATCGGCGACGAGACGGGCGACAAGGTCGTCGCGGGCCTGAAGGCCGAGATCGACAAGATGAAGGTCGGCCCGGGCAACGGCGCGGGCGTCGACATGGGTCCGCTCGTCACGCAGCAGCATTTCGAGAAGGTGACGGGCTTCGTCGAAGCGGGCGTGGAAGCGGGCGCGACGCTCGTCGTCGACGGCCGCAGCGTGAAGGTCGACGGCCATGACGGCGGCTACTACCTCGGCCCGTGCCTGTTCGACAACGTGAAGCCCGGCATGCCGATCTACCAGCACGAGATCTTCGGGCCCGTGCTCGGCGTGATCCGCCTGAAGTCGCTCGACGAGGCGATGGCGCTGATCGACGCGCACGAATACGGCAACGGCACGTGCCTGTTCACGCGCGACGGCGAGGCCGCGCGCTACTTCAGCGACAACATCCAGATCGGCATGGTCGGCATCAACGTGCCGCTGCCGGTGCCGGTCGCGTATCACTCGTTCGGCGGCTGGAAGCGTTCGCTGTTCGGCGATCTGCACGCATACGGCCCGGACGCCGTGCGGTTCTACACGAAGCGCAAGACGATCACGCAGCGCTGGCCGTCGGCCGGCGTGCGCGAAGGGACGGTGTTCAGCTTCCCGTCGAACCGCTGA
- a CDS encoding MarR family winged helix-turn-helix transcriptional regulator, whose amino-acid sequence MNTPSSPPETPQLAGLAGELRISVGKLMRRMREQTHPNDLTSSQKSVLLRLDRDGPATVSALARAESVRPQSMRVTVATLEALGAVSGAPDPTDGRQTLMTLTPGFRKVLQANRAAKDDWLFRALHAQLSEAEQAELASAVKLLQRLAEFQDPARP is encoded by the coding sequence ATGAACACGCCATCTTCGCCCCCCGAAACACCCCAACTGGCCGGTCTCGCCGGCGAACTCCGCATCTCGGTCGGCAAGCTGATGCGACGGATGCGCGAGCAGACCCACCCGAACGACCTCACGTCCTCCCAGAAATCGGTCTTGCTGCGGCTCGATCGCGACGGCCCCGCGACCGTGTCGGCGCTCGCGCGCGCCGAAAGCGTGCGCCCGCAGTCGATGCGCGTGACGGTCGCGACGCTGGAGGCGCTGGGCGCCGTCAGCGGCGCGCCCGATCCGACCGACGGCCGGCAGACCTTGATGACGCTCACGCCCGGTTTCCGCAAGGTGCTGCAGGCCAACCGCGCGGCCAAGGACGACTGGCTGTTCCGCGCGCTGCACGCGCAGTTGTCGGAAGCGGAGCAGGCCGAACTCGCGTCGGCCGTGAAGCTGCTGCAGCGGCTCGCCGAATTCCAGGACCCGGCGCGCCCGTGA